One window from the genome of Zonotrichia leucophrys gambelii isolate GWCS_2022_RI chromosome 29, RI_Zleu_2.0, whole genome shotgun sequence encodes:
- the SPATS2 gene encoding spermatogenesis-associated serine-rich protein 2 has translation MSKKQQPKDPSGFVFDSRSGAVRAQGGAENMREKVQAVRAVVPNRSNTEIVLVLQHFDNAVDRAVQAFMEGNASEVLKEWTVTGKKKNKKKKPKAKAQPGPAAPGPEEKLEKLENWEKLGISINGFHGNRSPSLESLPEPGAALGNGIPNFPAPTPTRSSPGSPGGRKLGPSLERSLKDLQRCSVALARFRALLRDEVENSLRRVKGAFGEIQSCLMDREVALLAEMDKVKAEAMDLLCLRQLRAESLRALTEAAPAMSEEELQELRADIKHFVSERKFDEELGRAGRFGCDLEALRGSIGAFGQVSHPRPSYSSRSRCSSSPAPTAGPATTAGTTMGSTTGPTMGSTMGSTTAGFPMGSGSAPGSPQGGAAPTEPPPSPQSRNPPGAAGARPEPPRNPKNPKTPKNPKNPENPKNPKSPENPKNPKNPENPKNPENPENPKNPENPKPPGDPKNPKNPKSPENPKSPKNPKSPENPKPPGDPKSAKNPENPKNPKSPKNPENPKSPKNPENPKSPKNPKNPKSPKNPENPKNPKSPKSARSRPGPRRSRPEGANS, from the exons ATGTCCAAGAAGCAGCAGCCCAAAG ATCCCTCAGGGTTCGTGTTCGATTCTCGCTCCGGGGCCGTGCGGGCTCAGGGCGGCGCCGAGAACATGAGGGAGAAG gtgCAGGCCGTGCGCGCGGTCGTCCCCAACCGCAGCAACACCGAGAtcgtgctggtgctgcagcacttTGACAACGCCGTGGACAGGGCGGTGCAGGCCTTCATGGAGg gcaaTGCCAGTGAGGTGCTGAAGGAATGGACGGTGACTGGGAAGAAAAAg aacaagaagaaaaagcccaaagccaaagcccagcccggccctgcagcccccgggCCGGAGGAAAAGTTGGAAAAgttggaaaattgggaaaaattgggaatttccaTCAatggtttccatggcaaccgctccccatccctggagtcGCTCCCCGAGCCCGGGGCAG CCCTGGGCAATggaatcccaaattttcctgcCCCGACCCCGACCCGGAGCAGCCCCGGATCCCCCGGGGGGAGGAAACTGG GGCCCAGCCTGGAGCGCTCCCTGAAGGATCTGCAGCGCTGCTCCGTGGCCCTGGCGCGGTTCCGGGCCCTGCTCAGGGACGAGGTGGAAAATTCCCTGCGCAGGGTGAAGGGGGCGTTCGGGGAGATCCAGAGCTG CCTCATGGATCGCGAGGTCGCTCTCTTGGCCGAGATGGACAAAGTCAAGGCAGAAGCAA TGGATCTGCTGTGTTTGCGGCAGCTCCGGGCCGAGTCCCTGCGCGCTCTCACCGAGGCCGCCCCGGCCATGtcggaggaggagctgcaggagctgcgggCGGACATCAAG CACTTTGTGAGCGAGCGCAAGTTCGATGAggagctgggccgggccgggcgcttCGGCTGCGACCTCGAGGCCCTGAGGGGCAGCATCGGCGCCTTCGGGCAAG TTTCCCACCCCAGGCCCAGCTATTCCAGCCGCTCccgctgcagctccagccccgcGCCCACAGCGGGACCGGCAACAACGGCGGGAACAACAATGGGATCAACAACGGGACCGACAATGGGATCAACAATGGGATCAACAACAGCGGGATTCCCAATGGGATCGGGATCGGCCCCGGGAT CCCCCCAGGGCGGCGCCGCCCCAACGGAGCCACCCCCGAGCCCAcag AGCCGGAACCCCCCGGGAGCAGCCGGAGCCCGCCCGGAgccccccaggaaccccaaaaaccccaaaacccccaaaaatcccaaaaacccagagaaccccaaaaatcccaaatcccctgaaaaccccaaaaaccccaaaaacccagagaaccccaaaaaccctgaaaacccagagaatcccaaaaacccagagaatcccaaacccccaggggaccccaaaaatcccaaaaatcccaaatcccccgaaaaccccaaaagccccaaaaatcccaaatccccagagaatcccaaacccccaggggaccccaaatccgCCAAAAACCccgaaaaccccaaaaatcccaaatcccccaaaaaccctgaaaatcccaaatcccccaaaaaccccgaaaaccccaaatcccccaaaaaccccaaaaatcccaaatcccccaaaaaccctgaaaatcccaaaaatcccaaatcccccaaatctgCCCGGAGCCGCCCGGGGCCGCGCAGGAGCCGCCCTGAGGGCGCCAattcctga